From Salvia splendens isolate huo1 chromosome 3, SspV2, whole genome shotgun sequence, a single genomic window includes:
- the LOC121796477 gene encoding uncharacterized protein LOC121796477, whose amino-acid sequence MEPAAGDIAEDIAGNRDRNRESHVIPVTTKNLIAQSLLQSSHLGNVPYGAFQKAVKEFGVSRKTVYKIWSEAKKQIHSGVPVNIANRVKGFKRKDQIQLDTSKVRSLSILERCTIRKMVVKLELSKTTVGRMVKDVVFNGMLKYHTMHNVVHIDEKWFFMTKATDRYYLLPDEEEPYRAIKSKRFITKVMFMCAVCRPYIAENGEVIFDGKIDIFHSLLKSQQREVPRTNQEAP is encoded by the exons ATGGAGCCTGCTGCCGGAGACATCGCCGAAGATATTGCCGGAAACAGAGACAGAAACAGAGAGTCACACGTCATACCAGTGACCACCAAAAATTTGATAGCTCAAAGTCTGCTACAATCGAGCCATTTAGGTAATGTGCCATATGGAGCTTTTCAGAAGGCAGTAAAGGAGTTTGGAGTGAGCCGGAAGACAGTCTATAAGATCTGGTCAGAGGCCAAAAAACAGATCCACAGTGGAGTACCTGTCAACATAGCAAACCGTGTTAAAGGCTTCAAGCGCAAAGATCAAATTCAGCTTGATACTAGCAAGGTAAGATCTCTTTCAATCCTTGAAAGATGTACTATCCGTAAGATGGTTGTGAAGCTTGAGTTAAGCAAGACTACCGTAGGCAGAATGGTGAAAGATG TGGTGTTCAATGGTATGCTCAAATATCACACAATGCACAATGTAGTGCACATTGATGAGAAGTGGTTTTTCATGACTAAGGCTACGGATAGGTACTACCTGCTGCCAGATGAGGAAGAGCCATATAGAGCTATTAAGTCAAAGCGGTTCATCACAAAGGTCATGTTTATGTGTGCTGTGTGTAGACCATACATTGCAGAAAATGGAGAAGTCATATTTGATGGAAAAATAGACATTTTCCATTCACTACTAAAGAGCCAGCAAAGAGAGGTTCCAAGAACAAACCAAGAGGCACCTTAG